In a genomic window of Pseudomonadota bacterium:
- a CDS encoding SAM-dependent methyltransferase codes for MTGNSRRVDSRQLGVDHRLPELIARYRASEYQKPVAEHTREAFGWLCDQVNLSQHRLLLDSGCGTGASTRHLARGETADPALLDIPPTLFIGVDQSAARLRSEQWGGPGRQDGNVILLRAELTDFWRLLAGAGIRLAHHYILYPNPWPKPSQLQRRWHAHPAFAAVLELGGRLTLRTNWAAYAEEFAAALSAYGRTGAKAARISPDPPMSPFENKYLASGHPLYGVCYDLG; via the coding sequence GTGACCGGCAATTCCCGCCGCGTCGACAGCCGCCAGCTGGGCGTGGATCATCGGCTACCGGAACTCATCGCTCGCTACCGAGCCTCCGAATACCAAAAGCCGGTCGCCGAACACACCCGTGAGGCTTTTGGCTGGCTTTGTGACCAGGTGAACCTGTCTCAGCATCGTCTGCTGCTCGACAGCGGCTGCGGTACCGGCGCGTCTACGCGTCATCTCGCCAGGGGGGAAACCGCAGATCCGGCCTTGCTGGATATCCCGCCCACCCTGTTTATCGGTGTCGACCAGTCGGCTGCCAGGCTTCGCAGCGAGCAGTGGGGCGGGCCAGGCCGACAAGACGGCAACGTGATTTTGCTGCGGGCAGAGCTGACAGATTTCTGGCGGCTGCTTGCCGGGGCGGGCATTAGGCTCGCGCATCACTACATTCTCTATCCCAATCCGTGGCCCAAACCTTCACAGCTGCAGCGGCGCTGGCACGCGCATCCCGCGTTTGCGGCGGTTCTCGAGCTAGGTGGGCGGCTAACGCTTCGCACCAACTGGGCGGCGTACGCGGAAGAATTTGCTGCGGCCTTGAGCGCTTACGGCCGCACCGGCGCGAAAGCGGCGCGAATTTCTCCCGATCCGCCAATGTCACCTTTTGAAAACAAATACCTGGCGAGCGGGCACCCGCTTTATGGGGTCTGCTACGATCTGGGCTGA
- a CDS encoding DUF4252 domain-containing protein produces MSHWIRVAAAAGLLTLITGCGITAGRGAGFASFSPPPEADRVVGISLGALPLKLARVVMDDDDPEVKMILKGLRGVRVFVYELNNPVSADSLAPTLDTLDRKGWEPVVAVREDGETVHVLLKTDRHDAVRGMVVLAADGRELVMVNLMGRLRPEMFNAYMDDLSIDAPRVSVDST; encoded by the coding sequence ATGAGCCACTGGATTCGCGTTGCGGCCGCCGCCGGTCTGTTAACCCTGATTACGGGCTGCGGCATCACCGCTGGCCGCGGCGCTGGCTTCGCCAGCTTTTCGCCGCCGCCGGAGGCTGATCGGGTGGTTGGCATCAGTCTCGGGGCGCTGCCGCTGAAGCTGGCGCGGGTGGTCATGGACGACGACGATCCGGAGGTCAAGATGATTCTAAAGGGGCTGCGCGGGGTGCGGGTTTTTGTGTATGAACTTAACAACCCGGTCAGCGCGGACTCGCTGGCGCCGACGCTCGATACACTCGATCGGAAGGGCTGGGAGCCGGTCGTGGCCGTTCGTGAGGATGGTGAGACGGTGCATGTATTGCTCAAAACCGATCGCCATGACGCGGTTCGCGGTATGGTGGTTTTGGCCGCTGACGGCCGCGAACTGGTGATGGTGAACCTGATGGGCCGCCTGCGGCCCGAGATGTTTAATGCCTATATGGACGATCTGTCCATCGATGCGCCCCGGGTATCGGTGGATTCAACCTAA